Sequence from the Symbiopectobacterium purcellii genome:
TCATTTTTTTTACGAACCCGATAGGCGTTTAGGCAGGGACACCGCCCTGCCCGCCTGACGCAGAGCAAGATGCCGGGCAGCATGGCGACTTACCCGGCATCGAGATGCGATCAATAAAGGCGTTGCCAGGAGAGATATTGGTCATATTTACGCAGCGCACTACGATACAACATGTGCTCTTTCTCGGGTAAATAGTCACCTAATCGTTGTTGCACACCGGTGGGGGAAAACGTCTCTGCTGGATGATTTTTCGCCAGAAGAATGTCATCCAACCGCCGCAGCCGGATAACATATTCGCGCATCGTGCTGTGGCGCACATCCGTTTGGTCGATCAGATACTGGGTGAAATCCTTGATCTTGAAATAACGGGCATGTGTGTTACAAAAAACTTCGCTACAAAAACGACACACCGGAATAAGTTCATCTTGCAGCGACAGCCATACATCCTCTTCAATTAAGCGATCGAAATCACCCAGGCTTTTTTTATTAATAAGCTGATTGCGAAATACCAGTGATACGCGATCGAGGGGTTTCCTGCAATTTGAGCAATGGGTTTGCTTGTGTTTGAAGTCTTTCAGATAGCGGCTAAGAAGCTGTTTTTTTCGCGGTGTAGATAACATGAATCCATTCCATGAGAGTGGATATCCTTTTTACGCAGACCAACGTGCAACGGCGACATTACCTGCCAATGACGCTGCAAGACACGCTTATACGTAAAGCCTGATATCCTTTGATAACACTATTCCTGCACGCAGTGGTTACTGTTCCTGCATAAGCTTCGCGCGCAGTCGCTTTATCGCCTGGCTATGCAACTGGCTGACACGAGATTCACCCACATCAAGAACGGCCCCTATTTCTTTCAGGTTGAGTTCTTCCTGGTAATAGAGCGTCAGAACCAATTTCTCACGCTCTGGCAAATTCTCGATAGCGTCCATCACGCGATGGCGTAAACTGCCTTCCATCAGCTGATGTAGCGGATTCGCTTCTTCATTGCCTTCCAGAAGCGCTTCAGCACTGTCGCCGTGTTCTTCACGCCATTCATCATAAGAAAACAGCTGGCTATTATTAGTATCCAGCAGTATCTGACGATAATCTTCCAGCGTGATGTTCAACGATTGCGCCACTTCTTGCTCCGAGGGCGCACGGCCAAGTTGCTGTTCCGCCTGTTGCATCGCCTGTGCCACTTCCCGCGCATTACGCCGCACACTGCGCGGCACCCAATCCCGGCTGCGTAACTCATCCAACATCGCGCCTCGGATGCGCTGCACGGCATAGGTGGTAAAGGCGGTTCCCTGCAACGAGTCGAAGCGTTCAACAGCACTCAGCAGGCCAATGCCTCCTGCTTGCAGCAGATCGTCCAACTCAACGCTCGCGGGAAGGCGAACCTGTAAACGCAAGGCTTCATGGCGCACTAAAGGAACATAGCGCTGCCACAGGGAATTTTTATCCATTGTGCCTTCGGCGGTATACAGATCGCTCACAGTGACAAATACCTACGATGATAATGTTATCGACACTATTATGCGTTTGCGTAGAGTGTCCAATGCTGCGAATAGGGGTGTAAAAGGGGGGCTATTTGGGGTATGTGATGGCGGAGACACGCTAGCACAGTCATCATGGCTGTCAAAATTACCGCAAAGGTAACCACGTTTTGCTCTTAGGCTCGCATACAGCAGCATTAGCGTGCAGATCGTTAAGATTTTTACACATATGCAAAAGTTACTACGGAAATTTCTTTATCGCGGCGGCATCCTCCACGATGAACCTTAGCGTCTAATGTTCTAAACTCACCAGAGATTGATACTGCCTACAATATACTATAG
This genomic interval carries:
- the fliZ gene encoding flagella biosynthesis regulatory protein FliZ, whose protein sequence is MLSTPRKKQLLSRYLKDFKHKQTHCSNCRKPLDRVSLVFRNQLINKKSLGDFDRLIEEDVWLSLQDELIPVCRFCSEVFCNTHARYFKIKDFTQYLIDQTDVRHSTMREYVIRLRRLDDILLAKNHPAETFSPTGVQQRLGDYLPEKEHMLYRSALRKYDQYLSWQRLY
- a CDS encoding RNA polymerase sigma factor FliA, producing MSDLYTAEGTMDKNSLWQRYVPLVRHEALRLQVRLPASVELDDLLQAGGIGLLSAVERFDSLQGTAFTTYAVQRIRGAMLDELRSRDWVPRSVRRNAREVAQAMQQAEQQLGRAPSEQEVAQSLNITLEDYRQILLDTNNSQLFSYDEWREEHGDSAEALLEGNEEANPLHQLMEGSLRHRVMDAIENLPEREKLVLTLYYQEELNLKEIGAVLDVGESRVSQLHSQAIKRLRAKLMQEQ